The Coffea eugenioides isolate CCC68of chromosome 8, Ceug_1.0, whole genome shotgun sequence genome has a segment encoding these proteins:
- the LOC113780364 gene encoding uncharacterized protein LOC113780364: MRLQTTADALRCKTFPMFLKGKARLWFQGLAPGSIRSFTELARQFATQFVSSKTYSKNAAHLIAVKQKPDESLKNFMTRFNTESLQIRDKDEKVVMPAFMNGLRVQELYYKLAEQPPKNLEELLTRAHAAANAEEAARLKRESDRELGDRRGRGNPPETKDGQARKNVFDRLSKDKAHAQPPLPEKGYTP; the protein is encoded by the coding sequence ATGCGTCTGCAAACCACCGCGGATGCACTCCGTTGCAAGACCTTCCCCATGTTTCTGAAGGGTAAGGCCCGGCTCTGGTTCCAGGGCCTGGCACCGGGGTCTATCCGGAGTTTCACCGAGCTGGCCAGACAGTTCGCCACCCAGTTCGTCTCCTCGAAGACTTACTCAAAAAACGCGGCTCACCTGATAGCCGTCAAGCAGAAGCCAGACGAGTCCCTGAAGAATTTCATGACTCGCTTCAACACAGAAAGCCTGCAGATCAGGGACAAGGATGAAAAGGTGGTCATGCCTGCCTTCATGAACGGGTTAAGGGTTCAGGAACTCTACTACAAGCTTGCCGAACAGCCCCCCAAAAATCTGGAAGAGCTCTTGACCCGGGCTCACGCCGCCGCCAACGCAGAGGAGGCCGCCCGCCTGAAACGAGAGTCAGATCGGGAACTCGGGGATCGGAGAGGACGGGGGAATCCCCCTGAAACCAAGGACGGACAGGCCAGGAAGAACGTCTTCGATCGCCTCTCCAAGGATAAAGCCCACGCTCAACCGCCACTCCCGGAAAAAGGGTATACCCCCTGA